The Miscanthus floridulus cultivar M001 chromosome 7, ASM1932011v1, whole genome shotgun sequence genome includes a region encoding these proteins:
- the LOC136463721 gene encoding flavonoid 3'-monooxygenase CYP75B3-like, with protein MDVPLPLLLGSLAVSVAVWCLLLRRGGDGKKGKRPLPPGPRGWPVLGNLPQVGSHPHHTMCALAKEYGPLFRLRFGSAEVVVAASARVATQFLRAHDANFSNRPPNSGAEHVAYNYQDLVFAPYGSRWRALRKLCALHLFSAKALDDLRGVREGEVALMVRELARHQHAPVVLGQVANVCATNTLARATVGRRVFAVDGGEEAREFKDMVVELMQLAGVFNVGDFVPALAWLDPQGVVGKMKRLHRRYDDMMNGIIRERKAAGEGKDLLSVLLARMREQQPLADGEDSRINETDIKALLLNLFTAGTDTTSSTVEWALAELIRHPDVLKKAQQELDAVVGRDRLVSESDLPRLTYLTAVIKETFRLHPSTPLSLPRVAAEECEVDGFRIPAGTTLLVNVWAIARDPEAWPEPLQFRPDRFLPGGSHAGVDVKGSDFELIPFGAGRRICAGLSWGLRMVTLMTATLVHALDWDLADGMTADKLDMEEAYGLTLQRAVPLMVRPAPRLLPSAYAAK; from the exons ATGGacgtgccgctgccgctgctgctgggcTCCCTGGCCGTCTCCGTCGCGGTGTGGTGCCTCCTGCTCCGCCGCGGCGGGGACGGGAAGAAGGGGAAGCGGCCGCTGCCGCCCGGTCCCCGGGGCTGGCCGGTGCTGGGCAACCTGCCGCAGGTGGGCTCTCATCCGCACCACACCATGTGCGCGCTTGCGAAAGAGTACGGCCCGCTGTTCCGGCTCCGGTTCGGCAGCGCCGAGGTGGTGGTGGCCGCGTCGGCGCGGGTGGCGACGCAGTTCCTGCGCGCCCACGACGCCAACTTCAGCAACCGGCCTCCAAACTCCGGAGCCGAGCACGTGGCGTACAACTACCAGGACCTGGTGTTCGCGCCCTACGGCTCCCGGTGGCGCGCGCTGCGGAAGCTGTGCGCGCTCCACCTCTTCTCCGCCAAGGCCCTGGACGACCTGCGCGGCGTCAGGGAGGGCGAGGTGGCGCTCATGGTGAGGGAGCTCGCCCGGCACCAGCACGCCCCCGTGGTGCTGGGCCAGGTGGCCAACGTCTGCGCGACCAACACGCTGGCCCGGGCGACGGTGGGGCGGCGCGTGTTCGCGGTCGACGGAGGGGAGGAAGCCAGGGAATTCAAGGACATGGTGGTGGAGCTGATGCAGCTCGCCGGGGTGTTCAACGTCGGCGACTTCGTGCCGGCGCTGGCGTGGCTCGACCCGCAGGGCGTGGTCGGCAAGATGAAGCGGCTGCACCGCAGGTACGACGACATGATGAACGGGATCATCAGGGAGCGGAAGGCCGCCGGGGAAGGCAAGGATCTGCTCAGCGTGCTGCTGGCCAGGATGCGGGAGCAGCAGCCGCTCGCGGACGGCGAGGACAGCAGGATCAACGAGACTGACATCAAAGCACTCCTCCTC AACCTCTTCACGGCGGGGACGGACACCACGTCCAGCACGGTGGAGTGGGCGCTGGCCGAGCTGATCCGGCACCCGGACGTGCTGAAGAAGGCCCAGCAGGAGCTGGACGCCGTCGTCGGCCGCGACCGCCTGGTGTCCGAGTCGGACCTCCCGCGCCTCACGTACCTGACGGCGGTGATCAAGGAGACGTTCCGGCTGCACCCGTCCACGCCGCTGTCGCTGCCCCGCGTGGCCGCCGAGGAGTGCGAGGTCGACGGGTTCCGCATCCCCGCGGGAACCACGCTGCTGGTGAACGTGTGGGCGATCGCCCGCGACCCGGAGGCGTGGCCCGAGCCGCTCCAGTTCCGCCCCGACCGCTTCCTCCCAGGCGGCTCGCACGCGGGCGTCGACGTCAAAGGCAGCGACTTCGAGCTCATCCCGTTCGGCGCCGGGCGGAGGATCTGCGCGGGCCTCAGCTGGGGCCTGCGCATGGTCACGCTCATGACGGCCACGCTCGTGCACGCCCTGGACTGGGACCTCGCCGACGGCATGACCGCGGACAAGCTGGACATGGAGGAGGCGTACGGGCTCACCCTGCAGCGCGCCGTGCCGTTGATGGTCCGCCCAGCACCCAGGCTGCTGCCGTCTGCCTACGCAGCGAAGTAA